One part of the Candidatus Micrarchaeota archaeon genome encodes these proteins:
- a CDS encoding nucleolar RNA-binding Nop10p family protein, which yields MFKLRYCKVGHHYTLKEFCHGERTVNPHPPRFNPNDPYGKYRRMMLHENYIERDKEKKDE from the coding sequence ATGTTCAAACTCAGGTACTGTAAGGTCGGTCACCATTACACGTTGAAAGAGTTCTGCCACGGTGAACGAACAGTCAACCCCCATCCCCCGCGGTTCAACCCGAACGACCCTTACGGCAAGTACAGGAGGATGATGCTCCATGAAAACTACATTGAAAGAGATAAAGAGAAGAAAGATGAATAA
- a CDS encoding proteasome assembly chaperone family protein, producing the protein MKTTLKEIKRRKMNNPILIEGLPGIGFVGKLVAELLVEELKAEKVAEIYSPHFPHHVIMSKTGVVRIMKNELYHVKRRKHDLLILVGEAQPVDTVGQYEVNELIIDYLKKKGGKLVVTIGGYGTGVITHDPRVFGAATEPELVQEYSEYGIEFGKTKGPIIGAAGLLLAIAKMKGLKGLCLMGETHGGYVDAKAAKKVLGVLSRILKITVATDKLDKKAAENEKMLAQIERAAQEETPETGESGLSYIR; encoded by the coding sequence ATGAAAACTACATTGAAAGAGATAAAGAGAAGAAAGATGAATAACCCTATCCTTATAGAAGGGTTACCTGGGATAGGGTTTGTGGGTAAACTGGTTGCAGAACTTCTTGTTGAGGAACTGAAAGCGGAGAAGGTTGCAGAGATATATTCGCCGCATTTCCCCCATCATGTGATAATGAGTAAAACGGGAGTCGTCAGAATCATGAAGAACGAGTTGTACCATGTGAAACGAAGAAAACACGACCTACTTATACTTGTCGGCGAAGCGCAACCCGTCGATACGGTAGGTCAGTACGAGGTCAACGAATTGATCATAGATTATCTTAAGAAGAAGGGCGGCAAACTCGTTGTTACCATCGGCGGGTACGGTACGGGCGTGATCACGCATGACCCGAGAGTGTTCGGAGCCGCTACAGAACCGGAACTCGTTCAGGAATACAGCGAGTACGGGATAGAGTTCGGTAAAACAAAGGGACCGATAATAGGTGCCGCGGGTCTGCTTCTGGCAATCGCCAAGATGAAAGGGTTGAAAGGGTTATGTCTGATGGGTGAAACGCACGGCGGGTACGTCGATGCCAAGGCAGCGAAAAAGGTGTTGGGAGTGTTATCGCGGATCCTTAAGATAACCGTTGCTACGGACAAACTGGATAAGAAGGCAGCCGAGAACGAGAAGATGTTGGCACAGATAGAACGCGCAGCACAGGAAGAGACACCTGAGACGGGCGAATCGGGTCTGTCGTACATCAGATAA
- a CDS encoding class III signal peptide-containing protein: MGMKGQISAEMLIILAIVIAVAVVLASQLLKSTKTMSASINESTSTIKSQTEAL; the protein is encoded by the coding sequence ATGGGTATGAAAGGTCAGATCTCTGCCGAAATGCTTATTATTCTGGCGATAGTGATAGCAGTAGCGGTAGTGCTCGCTTCACAACTCCTCAAATCCACAAAGACGATGTCCGCAAGCATAAACGAGAGCACCAGCACGATAAAAAGTCAGACAGAGGCGCTCAA